One segment of Leptospirillum ferrooxidans C2-3 DNA contains the following:
- a CDS encoding cytosine permease: MTLPPSKGSSGLSDGSAPEGRLGFMDNFWNWFGDSANASSWYFGGLLALSGLPFLLGNVFLLTPLIILPWAALAYISRKTGASTVMLARPVLGVEGSRMFMGPMETIVQLGWTTVTTYMGATSILALLGLHGFWATVSSLLFISFLQGVVVAFGLPAIRLLKWISSIGLLFFAGWESWVVLEKWGLAHWPHFPPPSSALSVSTLIDISFINIWTWLQVGDFARHATSRKAATMGAFWGLWTGQTWFVGVGAISMLSLAIAKGHFDMADSDPSKMLSGMGLGFVALLVILLSSISVSSSNLYGAGMGLSSLFPGRNPDNPGRALRAVSILQGLTALLPLLFSSFIDYFTTFLTTIGGIFIPLWSIVLTDYFFCRKGQLSREDFSRVDEGSSLWGGKGGVNPGGFFALGTGVAFFYGARHLWPGVGSFAGFVLPTILLSSFCYVLIVRMRGMVVCKR, from the coding sequence TTGACACTCCCGCCATCCAAAGGCTCCTCTGGGCTGTCTGACGGGTCCGCTCCGGAGGGCCGTTTGGGATTTATGGACAATTTCTGGAACTGGTTTGGGGATTCGGCCAACGCATCGAGCTGGTACTTTGGTGGTCTTCTGGCTCTTTCCGGGCTACCGTTCCTTCTGGGGAACGTGTTTCTCCTGACCCCCCTCATCATTCTTCCCTGGGCGGCGCTAGCCTATATCTCAAGAAAAACCGGGGCATCGACGGTCATGCTTGCACGTCCGGTACTGGGGGTTGAAGGCTCCCGGATGTTCATGGGCCCCATGGAAACGATTGTCCAGCTGGGATGGACCACCGTGACGACCTATATGGGGGCAACATCCATTCTCGCCCTTTTGGGTCTGCATGGATTTTGGGCCACAGTCTCGAGCCTTCTTTTCATTTCCTTTCTTCAGGGGGTGGTCGTGGCCTTTGGCCTTCCGGCCATTCGTCTCCTCAAGTGGATTTCCTCGATTGGCCTCCTTTTTTTCGCGGGTTGGGAATCATGGGTTGTTTTAGAAAAATGGGGATTGGCCCACTGGCCCCATTTTCCCCCTCCATCCTCAGCACTTTCTGTCTCCACCTTGATTGATATCAGTTTCATCAATATCTGGACTTGGCTTCAGGTAGGGGACTTTGCACGCCATGCGACATCCCGGAAAGCCGCCACCATGGGAGCTTTCTGGGGGCTCTGGACAGGTCAGACATGGTTTGTTGGGGTCGGTGCGATATCGATGCTCTCGCTTGCGATCGCAAAGGGACATTTTGATATGGCCGATTCGGATCCGAGCAAGATGCTTTCAGGAATGGGTCTCGGTTTTGTGGCTCTTCTGGTGATTCTCCTGTCATCGATCAGTGTGAGTTCATCCAATCTTTATGGCGCGGGAATGGGTCTCTCTTCTCTTTTCCCTGGTCGGAATCCGGACAATCCGGGAAGGGCGCTTCGCGCTGTTTCCATCCTTCAGGGTCTCACAGCCCTTCTTCCGCTTCTTTTTTCCTCATTTATCGATTACTTCACGACTTTTTTGACGACAATCGGAGGTATATTCATTCCTCTTTGGTCGATTGTCCTGACCGATTATTTTTTTTGCCGGAAAGGTCAGCTCTCACGGGAGGACTTCTCCCGTGTGGATGAGGGTTCTTCTCTCTGGGGGGGGAAGGGTGGAGTCAATCCAGGAGGTTTTTTTGCTCTTGGGACAGGGGTCGCCTTCTTTTATGGGGCCCGTCATTTATGGCCAGGTGTGGGTTCCTTTGCAGGTTTTGTTCTTCCCACAATTCTTTTGTCATCGTTCTGTTATGTCCTGATTGTTCGAATGAGGGGAATGGTGGTCTGCAAACGATGA
- the der gene encoding ribosome biogenesis GTPase Der, translating to MALPPLIAILGRPNVGKSTLFNRLLGNREAIVEDRPGVTRDRHYGRGTHGRYHFRLVDTGGIVFRDDHPLGAAIQKQALFALEEADALIYTMDGIEGYNPIDQDVIDFVRASGKPAVFVVNKIDGVNAEARLMDFYQHGVSPLIGISAAHGRNINEVLTPFIPLMTEEAEETLDVPIRFTEEEGEDARKWIARRQLAPARVAIVGRPNVGKSTLVNRILGSERLVTSPIPGTTRDAIDTLVHWGEKDYHLIDTAGLRKRGKVAEASELYAQIRTEQAIINSEISIVLLSAEDGLTDGDLRIIREVIDKRRGLILAWNKWDLLKGGQTEGKAKGFAEIREKYPFLAFAPMSSCSGLTGLHIQKLFTQIDLVRKWYYERIPTAKLNAIIGPLMAMTPPPRLKNYPVRVFYTTQIQVAPSVFVMFANRPEGISMQYRQFISRKIRETYPFTGVPFSIRVQSKNEGRDEEN from the coding sequence TTGGCCCTGCCACCGCTCATAGCGATATTGGGACGCCCCAATGTCGGAAAGTCCACTCTGTTCAACCGACTTCTGGGAAACCGGGAAGCCATTGTCGAAGACCGTCCCGGAGTGACCCGCGACCGTCATTACGGACGAGGCACACACGGCCGATATCACTTTCGCCTTGTTGACACTGGTGGAATCGTCTTTCGCGATGACCATCCCCTTGGTGCAGCTATCCAGAAACAGGCCCTTTTCGCGCTGGAAGAAGCCGATGCCCTGATCTACACAATGGACGGCATTGAAGGCTACAACCCCATCGATCAGGATGTCATCGATTTTGTAAGAGCCAGCGGGAAACCTGCGGTTTTTGTCGTGAACAAAATCGACGGAGTCAACGCAGAAGCCAGGCTGATGGATTTTTACCAGCATGGAGTCTCCCCGCTCATCGGGATCTCTGCAGCCCATGGACGCAACATCAATGAAGTCCTGACCCCTTTCATCCCCCTCATGACGGAAGAAGCGGAAGAAACCCTCGATGTTCCCATCCGCTTCACGGAAGAAGAGGGAGAAGATGCCAGAAAATGGATCGCCAGACGGCAGCTGGCTCCTGCCAGAGTTGCAATCGTCGGGCGACCAAATGTTGGAAAATCCACACTGGTCAACCGCATCCTGGGTTCGGAGCGACTCGTCACCAGCCCTATCCCCGGAACAACCAGAGATGCAATCGACACGCTTGTCCACTGGGGAGAAAAGGATTATCACCTGATCGATACCGCAGGACTCAGAAAAAGGGGCAAGGTTGCAGAAGCATCGGAGCTTTATGCCCAGATCAGGACCGAACAGGCCATCATCAACTCCGAAATATCGATCGTACTCCTGTCTGCGGAAGACGGGCTCACGGATGGAGATCTCAGGATCATCAGGGAGGTCATCGACAAGCGCCGCGGGCTGATCCTCGCATGGAACAAGTGGGATCTCCTGAAAGGTGGGCAAACGGAAGGAAAAGCCAAGGGATTTGCGGAGATTCGGGAAAAATACCCTTTTCTCGCATTTGCACCCATGTCTTCCTGCTCCGGGCTGACAGGACTTCATATCCAAAAGCTTTTTACCCAAATTGACCTGGTCCGGAAGTGGTACTATGAGCGGATTCCCACCGCCAAACTGAATGCGATTATTGGTCCATTGATGGCGATGACACCCCCTCCAAGACTGAAAAACTACCCTGTCAGGGTTTTCTACACGACCCAGATTCAGGTGGCCCCTTCAGTCTTTGTCATGTTTGCAAACCGGCCGGAAGGGATCTCCATGCAATATCGCCAGTTCATCTCGCGAAAAATCCGGGAAACCTATCCGTTTACCGGTGTCCCATTCTCCATCCGGGTCCAATCCAAAAATGAGGGACGCGACGAAGAAAATTGA
- a CDS encoding MGDG synthase family glycosyltransferase, with translation MEKEVCLAKILVLYASIGSGHKKAAEAIVTSLRSEGGVEDVFGIDVLSLMNPLYRNLVPRGYIWLAKYFPSLLGFLYRISDQPFSLLPPVFFLRSLLSRAFSSGFSKFIRDASPDIILCTHFLPMELLTQDLMNELSPLLFVSVTDIIPHAFWVAPGVDRYFVASRESLNRLNELGVQGEKVCVSGIPVHPMFHGEATDRILDRYPENLLNLLVVGGGAGVAPIEKLLVELSKSLYPVSVTVVTGSNRALFRRLFLKRGDFPFPIVVRGYTKKMSQFMEKADLVATKPGGLTTAECLAMGRPMLLFAPIPGQEEDNRDVLEAWGVARSLSNLHEASSLLESLIMDRKIFFSLQERAKERGRSDASSIVCQEVLCSLHKKTRRKEDGRSLSGKISKFGRMAFSKWF, from the coding sequence GTGGAAAAGGAGGTCTGTCTGGCAAAAATCCTGGTATTATATGCCTCTATCGGAAGTGGCCATAAAAAGGCGGCCGAAGCGATTGTGACCTCTCTTCGATCCGAAGGGGGAGTCGAGGATGTTTTTGGGATCGATGTATTGTCCCTGATGAATCCACTGTACCGGAATCTGGTTCCCCGGGGCTATATCTGGCTGGCCAAGTATTTTCCTTCGCTCCTTGGGTTTTTATACCGTATTTCGGATCAACCCTTTTCTCTTCTTCCTCCTGTCTTTTTTCTCCGATCGTTGCTTTCGCGGGCATTCTCTTCCGGATTTTCAAAATTCATCAGAGACGCATCTCCCGATATCATTCTATGTACCCACTTTCTTCCCATGGAGCTTTTGACTCAGGATCTGATGAATGAGCTCTCTCCCCTTCTGTTTGTTTCGGTAACGGATATCATTCCCCACGCTTTTTGGGTTGCACCTGGGGTTGATCGGTATTTTGTCGCTTCCCGGGAATCGCTCAACAGACTGAACGAGTTGGGCGTTCAAGGTGAGAAGGTCTGTGTGTCGGGGATCCCCGTTCACCCCATGTTCCATGGAGAGGCTACGGACAGGATCTTGGATCGATATCCGGAGAATCTATTGAATCTCCTTGTGGTGGGCGGTGGGGCGGGGGTTGCTCCCATTGAAAAACTTCTAGTGGAATTGTCCAAAAGCCTGTATCCCGTCTCTGTCACGGTTGTGACCGGTAGCAACCGTGCCCTTTTTCGACGGCTCTTTTTAAAGAGAGGGGATTTCCCATTTCCTATTGTTGTCAGGGGGTATACGAAAAAGATGAGCCAGTTTATGGAAAAGGCAGATCTTGTCGCGACCAAGCCAGGCGGACTGACTACGGCTGAATGCCTTGCCATGGGTAGGCCAATGCTTCTTTTTGCTCCGATTCCTGGCCAGGAGGAAGACAATAGGGATGTTCTCGAAGCATGGGGAGTTGCCAGATCCCTTTCGAATCTTCATGAAGCCTCATCTCTTTTGGAGTCTTTGATAATGGATCGGAAAATCTTCTTTTCCCTGCAGGAAAGGGCAAAGGAGCGCGGGCGTTCGGACGCCTCCAGTATTGTTTGCCAGGAAGTTCTTTGCTCCCTTCATAAAAAAACCAGGAGAAAAGAAGATGGGAGGTCTCTCTCTGGAAAGATTTCCAAATTTGGACGAATGGCATTTTCAAAATGGTTCTGA
- a CDS encoding MFS transporter: MEFSKKEIAPKIWPGIVWIPLFANGLMGEFVWPFISIILQGNGLQDSSIGLVLGFGNLLPLIFRVPLGYVLDRIASPSRFLLLLFLLPLPLLLIAFTSVHDAFYGVVLALLLWVGRLPYLPLSLALFDRKDAAPATRKALNSFVLVQHFILGIVGLFAGVALYFFSISSALEAVGVLTLLLNIWIVSTHTPAPDRISPKTQSPRILFPGKAEIWMLLAFFSFHFVNAPLLPFTELFLRGITKNSSFIPLVSALAELTMVIMSLVYARWLSRLPITKVILAGFLAQPLRLLALANAHSPWAILAIAILDGWGAGLFAMTSLIWARERVGENQMFNQFVGYIDLAVVLGGVLGSFTAGAMISKWGFSGFAARDIWPSLLPPLFLFFYLFFARKEAVSH, from the coding sequence ATGGAATTTTCAAAAAAAGAAATCGCTCCCAAAATATGGCCGGGAATTGTCTGGATTCCGCTTTTTGCCAACGGATTGATGGGAGAGTTTGTATGGCCATTCATCAGCATCATCCTCCAGGGAAATGGACTTCAGGACTCAAGCATTGGACTTGTCCTTGGGTTCGGGAACCTCCTTCCCCTGATTTTCAGGGTTCCCCTCGGATATGTCCTTGACCGGATTGCTTCCCCATCCCGATTTTTGCTCCTTCTTTTTCTGCTCCCCCTCCCTCTTCTTCTCATCGCCTTTACATCTGTTCATGATGCCTTTTACGGCGTTGTACTTGCCCTTCTTTTATGGGTTGGGCGACTTCCCTATCTTCCTCTTTCATTGGCATTATTTGATCGAAAGGATGCCGCACCCGCCACACGAAAGGCATTGAACTCCTTCGTTCTTGTACAGCATTTCATTCTGGGCATAGTAGGTCTTTTTGCGGGAGTGGCCCTTTATTTTTTTTCCATCTCTTCGGCCCTTGAAGCCGTTGGAGTTTTGACCCTTCTCCTGAATATTTGGATCGTATCAACCCATACGCCAGCACCGGACAGGATCTCCCCCAAAACCCAATCTCCCCGGATCCTTTTCCCTGGCAAAGCCGAGATATGGATGCTGCTGGCCTTTTTCTCCTTTCATTTTGTCAATGCCCCCCTTCTTCCTTTTACAGAACTGTTTCTCAGGGGAATCACAAAAAACAGCAGTTTTATCCCATTGGTCTCGGCACTTGCCGAGCTGACCATGGTCATCATGTCTTTGGTTTATGCCAGATGGCTTTCAAGACTTCCCATCACCAAAGTGATCCTGGCCGGGTTTCTGGCCCAGCCACTGAGACTTTTGGCATTGGCCAACGCCCACTCCCCATGGGCCATTCTCGCAATTGCCATTCTCGACGGATGGGGCGCTGGACTGTTTGCCATGACAAGTCTGATCTGGGCACGGGAAAGGGTTGGAGAGAATCAGATGTTCAACCAGTTTGTCGGCTATATCGATCTTGCGGTTGTTCTGGGGGGAGTATTGGGAAGCTTTACCGCCGGAGCGATGATTTCCAAGTGGGGGTTTTCGGGATTTGCAGCAAGGGACATCTGGCCCTCGCTGCTTCCCCCTCTCTTCCTCTTTTTCTATCTGTTTTTTGCTCGAAAAGAGGCCGTTTCACACTAA
- a CDS encoding NAD(P)/FAD-dependent oxidoreductase, whose protein sequence is MSENLEKTTSNGAGDAMLQNVGVKKEPDPAVQPHRILVLGSGFGGLYTAVYLDRYLKGLPDVRITVIDKHNFFLFTPMLHAAATGGLEPRYIAHSIRKIFRKTRIHAHIGEVLSIDLEKKTVSTQHRTMAYDDLVISLGSRTNFMNLEDRLEGVFTLKSLKDAAVINNHVIRMFEKAYWEDDPEIRKSYLTFVVVGGGPTGVELAGELHEYATRELLRDFGRRIDKSEIRVILVEATSRILPMLPPNLSLEALERLRSIGIDVLLETRLEGYQNQKVQLVGGDEIPSTTLVWAAGVKTNPLVAALDLEKDGIGRIKVNGTLESTKKPHVWVVGDNAHSMNPHSGMPYPPTAQTAVRQAKVCAHNIVARLRKRPEKLFSHEHVGGFVSIGDNYALLSAKQLTLTGMVGWFLWNLVYIHKLPIIRYRLLSTFSLFLKVFFERATTEIDLTPDPVENPSPEYQRALQEDY, encoded by the coding sequence ATGAGCGAGAATTTGGAAAAAACGACATCGAATGGAGCTGGAGATGCGATGCTTCAAAATGTCGGAGTCAAAAAAGAGCCCGATCCTGCTGTGCAGCCACACCGGATCCTTGTTCTGGGTTCAGGTTTCGGGGGGTTGTATACAGCCGTTTATCTGGATCGCTACCTGAAGGGGCTTCCGGATGTCCGGATCACCGTGATCGACAAGCACAATTTTTTTCTCTTTACCCCGATGTTGCATGCGGCGGCCACAGGTGGACTTGAACCGCGTTATATTGCCCATTCCATTCGGAAAATCTTTCGAAAGACACGGATTCACGCTCATATCGGTGAGGTCTTGTCGATCGATCTTGAGAAAAAGACTGTTTCGACCCAGCATCGGACGATGGCGTATGACGATCTGGTGATTTCTTTAGGTTCCCGGACCAATTTCATGAATCTTGAGGATCGTCTGGAAGGTGTTTTTACCCTCAAATCCCTGAAGGATGCCGCGGTGATCAATAACCATGTGATCCGGATGTTCGAAAAAGCTTACTGGGAGGACGATCCGGAAATCCGGAAGTCTTACCTGACCTTTGTGGTGGTGGGGGGAGGTCCGACTGGAGTCGAGCTTGCCGGAGAGCTCCATGAATATGCGACCCGCGAGCTTCTTCGGGACTTTGGCCGCAGGATCGACAAGAGCGAGATCCGGGTCATCCTTGTCGAGGCTACATCCAGAATCCTTCCAATGCTTCCTCCCAATCTCTCCCTGGAGGCGCTGGAACGCCTCCGTTCGATCGGGATCGATGTCCTTCTCGAGACAAGGCTTGAAGGGTATCAAAATCAGAAGGTGCAGCTGGTGGGGGGAGATGAAATTCCTTCAACGACGCTTGTCTGGGCTGCGGGGGTCAAGACGAATCCGCTGGTTGCCGCGCTGGATCTGGAGAAGGACGGGATTGGACGAATCAAGGTCAACGGAACACTTGAGTCGACCAAAAAGCCTCATGTCTGGGTGGTGGGGGACAATGCCCATTCCATGAATCCCCACTCCGGGATGCCGTATCCTCCGACGGCACAGACAGCTGTCAGACAAGCGAAAGTGTGCGCCCACAACATTGTTGCGAGGCTGAGAAAACGTCCGGAAAAACTGTTTTCCCATGAACATGTGGGAGGGTTTGTTTCGATCGGAGACAATTATGCATTGCTCTCGGCAAAGCAGCTGACTCTGACAGGCATGGTCGGATGGTTCTTGTGGAATCTTGTCTACATCCACAAACTCCCCATTATCCGTTACCGGCTTTTATCGACCTTCAGCCTGTTCCTGAAGGTGTTTTTCGAGCGTGCAACAACAGAGATCGACCTGACCCCGGACCCGGTGGAAAACCCGAGCCCGGAATATCAGCGTGCCCTTCAGGAGGATTACTGA
- the ppsA gene encoding phosphoenolpyruvate synthase translates to MKYIKFFNEIRLTDLPSVGGKNASLGEAYQELVPAGVKVPNGFAITADAYWHILEAAGILAKLKETLTGLDRDNMDDLARRGKKARDLILGAVIPEDLWSEIVLAYEKLAKEYGENPDVAVRSSATAEDLPTASFAGQQDTYLNIRGLQQLREACLKCFASLFTDRAISYRVDKGFTHFDVGLSICVMKMVRSDKASSGVMFSIDTETGFRDVVFITGAYGLGENVVQGNVDPDEFYVFKETFKQGKKAIIRKNLGQKQFRMVYSEGVTKDTVHNERVSGEDARKFCLTNEEILVLADYAVKVEDHYSKHAGEHRPMDMEWAKDGVSGEIFLVQARPETVESQKKKGDYLEAFTLDEKSKVLVRGKSVGQRIAAGKVHVIRDLAQIRDFKPGEVLVAETTTPDWEPVMKTAAAIITNRGGRTCHAAIVSRELGIPAVVGAEGATDHLESGQEVTVSCAQGDTGMVLEGILKFHVDRTKLDNLERPKTKIMMNLGDPDQAFGHSFIPNDGVGLARMEFIVNGFIKIHPMALVHPEKVTDQKVIAQIDSLTLGYPDKKEYFVEKLAFGIGTIGAAFYPKPVTVRMSDFKSNEYASLIGGTYFEPHEENPMLGFRGASRYVSPRYREGFALECQAIKRVRNEMGLTNVRIMIPFCRTVKEAEGVIEVLRENGLVRGENGLEVYVMCEIPNNIIQIDAFAKHFDGFSIGSNDLTQLTLGVDRDSEILAESFDERDPGVLELIRLAVEGTKRNKVHSGICGQAPSDYPEVAEALVRMGIESMSLNPDTVIKTTLKILEVEKSMREKK, encoded by the coding sequence ATGAAATACATTAAGTTTTTTAATGAGATAAGACTGACAGATCTTCCATCGGTTGGTGGCAAAAATGCCTCTTTGGGAGAAGCCTATCAGGAACTGGTGCCCGCAGGCGTCAAGGTTCCGAACGGGTTTGCCATTACGGCAGATGCCTACTGGCATATTCTGGAAGCTGCCGGAATCCTTGCCAAGCTCAAGGAGACACTGACCGGACTTGACCGGGACAATATGGATGATCTCGCCCGCCGTGGAAAGAAGGCCCGCGATCTGATCCTTGGAGCCGTCATTCCCGAAGACCTTTGGTCGGAGATTGTTCTCGCCTATGAAAAGCTGGCCAAGGAATATGGGGAAAATCCCGATGTCGCGGTTCGAAGCTCGGCGACAGCGGAGGATCTTCCCACCGCTTCCTTTGCCGGACAGCAGGATACCTACCTGAATATCCGGGGTCTTCAGCAGCTTCGGGAAGCTTGTCTCAAGTGTTTTGCCTCCCTTTTTACCGACAGGGCGATTTCTTATCGCGTGGACAAGGGCTTTACCCATTTTGATGTGGGCCTTTCCATTTGTGTGATGAAAATGGTTCGTTCAGACAAGGCTTCATCCGGCGTCATGTTTTCCATCGATACCGAGACAGGTTTCCGGGATGTTGTCTTTATCACAGGGGCCTACGGACTCGGTGAGAATGTTGTCCAGGGAAATGTGGATCCCGATGAGTTTTATGTTTTCAAGGAAACCTTCAAGCAGGGGAAAAAGGCAATCATTCGGAAGAACCTTGGCCAGAAGCAGTTCCGCATGGTTTATTCCGAAGGTGTTACGAAGGATACGGTTCATAACGAGAGGGTTTCGGGAGAGGATGCCCGAAAATTCTGTCTGACGAACGAAGAGATCCTGGTCCTTGCCGACTATGCGGTCAAGGTTGAGGATCACTACTCTAAGCATGCTGGCGAACATCGTCCGATGGATATGGAATGGGCGAAGGACGGTGTGTCAGGTGAGATATTTCTTGTCCAGGCAAGACCTGAGACAGTTGAGTCCCAGAAGAAAAAAGGAGATTACCTCGAGGCCTTCACCCTTGATGAGAAGAGCAAGGTGCTGGTTCGAGGAAAGTCCGTTGGACAGCGCATCGCTGCCGGCAAGGTTCATGTCATCCGCGATCTTGCCCAGATCAGGGATTTCAAGCCTGGAGAGGTTTTGGTTGCAGAAACGACGACTCCGGACTGGGAGCCGGTCATGAAAACGGCTGCGGCCATCATTACCAACCGCGGTGGCAGGACTTGCCATGCCGCAATCGTTAGCCGGGAGCTTGGCATCCCCGCTGTTGTCGGTGCAGAGGGGGCGACCGATCATCTGGAAAGTGGCCAGGAGGTCACTGTCTCTTGCGCCCAGGGTGATACGGGAATGGTTCTCGAGGGGATATTGAAGTTTCATGTCGACAGGACAAAGCTCGATAATCTGGAGCGCCCGAAAACGAAGATCATGATGAATCTTGGTGATCCGGACCAGGCTTTCGGACATTCCTTTATTCCGAATGATGGTGTCGGTCTCGCCAGAATGGAATTTATCGTCAACGGTTTCATCAAGATTCACCCCATGGCTCTGGTCCATCCTGAAAAGGTTACGGATCAGAAGGTGATCGCCCAAATTGACAGTCTGACTCTCGGATATCCTGACAAGAAAGAATATTTTGTAGAAAAGCTGGCGTTTGGAATCGGAACCATTGGCGCAGCATTTTATCCGAAACCGGTCACTGTCCGGATGAGCGATTTCAAGTCGAATGAATATGCAAGCCTGATTGGGGGAACCTACTTTGAGCCTCATGAAGAAAATCCGATGCTGGGTTTTCGTGGCGCTTCACGCTATGTGAGCCCGCGCTATCGTGAAGGTTTTGCACTCGAATGCCAGGCCATCAAAAGGGTTCGAAATGAAATGGGACTTACCAATGTCCGGATCATGATCCCGTTTTGCCGTACCGTCAAGGAAGCCGAGGGGGTCATTGAAGTTCTTCGGGAAAATGGCCTTGTACGGGGAGAAAATGGTCTCGAGGTTTATGTCATGTGCGAAATCCCCAATAACATCATTCAGATCGATGCTTTTGCAAAGCATTTTGACGGATTCTCCATCGGATCGAATGATCTGACTCAGTTGACGCTGGGTGTGGACCGGGATTCTGAAATCCTGGCAGAGTCCTTTGACGAGAGGGATCCTGGTGTTTTGGAGCTGATTCGCCTCGCTGTTGAGGGAACCAAACGGAACAAGGTCCACTCCGGAATCTGCGGACAGGCACCAAGTGATTATCCTGAGGTAGCGGAAGCCCTGGTTCGCATGGGAATTGAGTCGATGTCACTCAATCCGGACACTGTGATCAAAACGACCCTCAAGATTCTTGAAGTTGAAAAATCCATGCGCGAGAAAAAATAG
- a CDS encoding UDP-2,3-diacylglucosamine diphosphatase, protein MARYRSIWISDIHLGTKGCQANKLLDFLRCTDSEYLYLVGDIIDFWSLRRSWFWPETHNTVIQKILRKSRSGTKVFYIQGNHDPMADWMVSILNSGHAGFGPISLSREAVHVAADGKIFLVLHGDQFDSCMQYAPWLAKLGDRGYSLLLGANRILFRIVRLLGIHSRWSLAGYVKRSMKTAVSFISDFEEIVARSVRKNEAHGVICGHIHHASIRQIDGISYMNDGDWMESCSALCEHEDGRFEILRWDEMVLAENFEHIDDIYQEECSETEVSRL, encoded by the coding sequence ATGGCGCGATATCGATCAATCTGGATCTCTGATATTCACTTGGGGACGAAGGGGTGCCAGGCCAACAAACTGCTGGACTTCCTTCGATGCACGGATTCGGAGTACCTGTACCTTGTTGGGGACATTATTGATTTTTGGAGTCTCAGGCGAAGCTGGTTCTGGCCAGAAACACACAATACTGTTATTCAGAAGATCCTGCGAAAATCCCGTTCAGGAACAAAGGTCTTTTATATTCAGGGGAACCATGATCCCATGGCGGACTGGATGGTCTCGATACTGAACTCTGGACATGCTGGTTTTGGTCCCATCAGCCTCTCCAGGGAAGCCGTCCATGTTGCCGCGGACGGGAAGATCTTTCTGGTGCTGCACGGGGACCAGTTTGATTCCTGCATGCAATATGCGCCATGGCTTGCCAAACTGGGAGATCGGGGGTACTCCCTTCTTTTGGGGGCGAATCGAATCCTTTTTCGCATTGTTCGATTGTTGGGGATCCATTCCAGATGGTCTTTGGCCGGGTATGTCAAACGGTCGATGAAAACAGCCGTTTCCTTTATCAGCGACTTTGAGGAAATTGTTGCAAGGTCTGTGAGGAAAAACGAGGCTCATGGAGTGATCTGCGGACACATCCATCATGCAAGCATCCGTCAGATTGACGGGATTTCTTACATGAATGACGGAGACTGGATGGAGAGCTGCTCAGCTCTTTGCGAGCATGAAGACGGACGATTCGAGATTCTCAGATGGGATGAGATGGTTCTGGCAGAGAACTTTGAACATATTGATGATATTTATCAGGAAGAGTGTTCAGAAACGGAAGTTTCCAGATTGTGA
- a CDS encoding sigma 54-interacting transcriptional regulator gives MNVESGFLRMFLKTRSPVFSRVIEQMRLLAPHDIPVVVEGETGTGKELFVQCLHELSPRNRGNLVPVNMGGIPQGLFEEIFFGHVRGAFTGADMAKEGLFAAANGGTLFLDEFNAMLPEHQPKLLRVLETSTYLSVGGLETKKTSARVVVASNDSLSDLKEAGDLREDLFFRLSTFRVILPPLRERREDIVPLFQYFLAQYSDRFKKSPPSYSRTLLDRIESHEWKGNIRELSRKTERAALFCGAGPIEWHHFGVSAEEEDVFPLFGVALEGFERGYIQDAIRKSGGNVRLGSELTGLSSTTYKRKVRQHSPGK, from the coding sequence GTGAATGTCGAAAGTGGTTTTCTGAGAATGTTCTTAAAGACCAGATCTCCGGTTTTTTCCCGAGTTATTGAGCAGATGCGTCTTCTGGCTCCGCATGACATACCGGTCGTGGTTGAGGGAGAGACGGGAACAGGAAAGGAGCTTTTTGTTCAGTGCCTTCATGAGCTTTCTCCCAGGAATCGCGGGAATCTGGTTCCCGTGAATATGGGAGGAATCCCCCAGGGGCTTTTTGAAGAAATTTTTTTTGGCCATGTCCGTGGAGCCTTTACGGGCGCTGATATGGCCAAGGAAGGCCTGTTTGCGGCCGCCAATGGCGGAACCCTTTTCCTCGACGAGTTTAATGCAATGCTTCCCGAGCATCAGCCAAAACTTCTTCGTGTTCTTGAAACGTCAACCTATCTTTCTGTGGGTGGTCTTGAAACGAAGAAGACATCCGCCAGAGTTGTTGTTGCGAGCAATGATTCCCTGAGTGATTTGAAGGAGGCCGGGGATTTGAGGGAGGATCTGTTTTTTCGGCTTTCGACGTTCAGGGTGATCCTTCCTCCATTGAGAGAGCGCCGGGAGGATATTGTTCCCCTGTTTCAATATTTTCTGGCTCAATATTCCGATCGGTTCAAAAAGTCTCCCCCTTCTTATTCCAGAACTCTCCTTGACCGTATTGAGTCCCATGAATGGAAAGGGAATATTCGTGAGCTTTCCAGAAAAACCGAGCGTGCAGCCCTTTTTTGTGGCGCTGGACCTATTGAATGGCACCATTTTGGTGTCTCGGCAGAGGAAGAGGATGTTTTTCCGCTTTTTGGCGTTGCGCTTGAAGGGTTTGAGCGGGGGTACATTCAGGATGCGATCAGGAAGTCCGGTGGCAATGTCCGGTTGGGAAGCGAGTTGACTGGTCTTTCAAGTACCACTTACAAGCGGAAAGTTCGACAGCATTCCCCGGGGAAGTAG